One Solanum pennellii chromosome 9, SPENNV200 DNA segment encodes these proteins:
- the LOC107030121 gene encoding uncharacterized protein LOC107030121: MEHAKSNVRGTHEHGYAMLNVYQYMLEVGNPGSKTELSLDENGRFQYFFLSYAAWMIGFQEMRKIIVVDGIFLRSKYGGVLLLAVAQDAENHIFPLAFCFMDKECDASYEYFFQNIRSFVDDIDELCIISDRHPSIRKMVLRIYPASHYGCCMRHLGENIRNNFHNSKAAEALERIGFHTWSRSFCSGNRYNIMTPNIAESVNAMFDVEREFPIVTLFDEINRRFALLFHQRRMELVHSANRFVPSIEKDISEYVNAGNKLLAHQIANYVFSVTGHGDVATADLQRRTCTCRVFDLDKIPCPHSMAVIRSHHGDDFGNQIYL, translated from the exons ATGGAGCATGCTAAGTCTAATGTTAGGGGAACACATGAGCACGGGTATGCAATGCTTAATGTGTACCAGTATATGCTTGAAGTTGGGAATCCAGGAAGCAAGACGGAATTGTCGCTCGATGAAAATGGAAGGTTCCAGtacttctttttatcatatgcTGCTTGGATGATTGGTtttcaagaaatgagaaaaataatagtCGTTGATGGTATATTTCTAAGGAGCAAGTATGGAGGAGTTCTGCTATTGGCGGTTGCACAAGATGCCGAGAATCATATATTTCCATTGGCTTTTTGTTTCATGGACAAAGAATGTGATGcctcatatgaatattttttccaaaatataaGAAGCTTTGTAGATGATATTGATGAGTTGTGCATTATCTCTGATAGGCATCCAAGTATTCGAAAGATGGTTTTGAGAATCTACCCTGCATCTCATTATGGTTGTTGCATGAGACACCTTGGGGAAAATATTCGAAATAACTTTCACAATTCAAAG GCCGCTGAAGCTCTTGAACGTATTGGATTTCATACATGGAGTAGATCATTTTGCTCGGGAAATAG ATATAACATTATGACGCCAAACATCGCGGAATCGGTGAATGCTATGTTTGATGTTGAAAGAGAATTTCCCATTGTCactctatttgatgaaataaacaggAGATTTGCATTGTTATTTCACCAAAGGCGTATGGAACTGGTGCACTCCGCAAATAGATTTGTTCCTTCAATTGAAAAAGACATATCAGAGTATGTCAACGCGGGCAATAAGTTGTTGGCCCATCAAATCGCTAACTACGTGTTCAGTGTCACTGGTCATGGAGATGTTGCTACTGCGGATCTACaaagaagaacttgtacttGTAGAGTTTTTGATTTGGACAAAATACCTTGTCCACATTCCATGGCAGTGATTCGATCCCACCATGGTGATGATTTTGGAAATCAGATTTACTTGTAA
- the LOC107029577 gene encoding ubiquitin-like-conjugating enzyme ATG10 codes for MTSSSWDGTITSTQFHNAASTFSEIWNNFDLGFPHWSWINFPNKPGFAATKLQGYLSLENMILPITTEEECVLAGIEDLTCSNEDSFDDTAILVQKDSKERHHYDFHVIYSSSFRVPVLYFRAYCSDGEPLAIEDLEKDFPAYTAQELAVCKWTFITREEHPYLNRPWYTLHPCGTSEWMKLLFSNEPSVVSQGGVAIEKYLTSWFSVVSPVFGFKIPLKFSTFMNCGNVATVI; via the exons ATGACATCCTCCTCATGGGATGGCACCATTACCTCCACTCAATTTCACAATGCTGCTTCTACTTTTTCTGAGATATGGAACAACTTTGATCTAGGGTTTCCTCACTGGTCATGGATCAACTTTCCAAATAAACCAGGTTTTGCTGCTACCAAG CTACAAGGATATTTATCATTGGAGAATATGATTCTTCCCATAACAACTGAG gaAGAATGTGTTCTTGCTGGAATAGAAGATTTGACTTGCTCTAACGAAGATTCATTTGATGATACTGCCATATTG GTTCAAAAGGACAGCAAAGAAAGACATCATTACGACTTTCATGTCATCTACAGTTCCTCTTTTAGGGTTCCAGTACTTTATTTCCGTGCATACTGCAGTG ATGGAGAACCCTTGGCAATAGAAGACCTGGAAAAGGACTTTCCTGCCTATACTGCACAGGAACTGGCAGTATGTAAATGGACCTTTATTACTCGGGAG GAGCACCCGTACCTGAATCGGCCATGGTACACATTGCATCCATGTGGGACTAGTGAATGGATGAAGCTGCTTTTCAGTAATGAACCTTCAGTGGTGTCTCAAGGTGGAGTTGCAATTGAGAAATATCTAACCTCATGGTTTTCAGTTGTATCACCTGTCTTTGGTTTTAAAATCCCCTTAAAATTCTCTACATTTATGAACTGTGGAAATGTTGCTACTGTAATATAg
- the LOC107030122 gene encoding uncharacterized protein LOC107030122 produces the protein MRFVLKWIKWIKFCISSVKFSVLINGTTTRFFGAQRGLRQNDPLSLFLFLLVMEGFNNMLKTSNTNGWLRGFDVANDGRESIEVTYLQYAGDIPIFCGVEEEQFKYLRVILILFEGISGLHISWRKNFLYPINKVHNMEALNLILGGQVGALPTTYIGMLLGAKSMTKVIWSSVIEKCEKKLTEWKG, from the coding sequence ATGAGATTTGTGCTGAAGTGGATCAAGTggataaaattttgtatatctTCAGTGAAATTCTCTGTTTTGATTAATGGTACAACAACAAGATTCTTTGGAGCTCAAAGGGGCCTTAGGCAGAATGATCCTCTGTCCCTTTTCCTGTTTTTGCTAGTGATGGAGGGATTTAACAACATGCTCAAAACATCTAACACAAATGGCTGGTTGAGAGGTTTTGATGTGGCCAATGATGGAAGGGAAAGTATAGAGGTGACTTATTTGCAATATGCAGGTGACATACCCATCTTTTGTGGGGTTGAAGAAGAACAATTCAAATATCTGAGAGTAATATTGATCCTGTTTGAAGGAATCTCTGGGTTGCATATTAGTTGGAGAAAGAATTTTCTTTATCCCATTAATAAAGTACATAACATGGAGGCACTAAACTTAATCCTAGGTGGACAAGTTGGGGCTCTCCCAACTACATACATTGGGATGCTGTTGGGTGCTAAATCAATGACTAAAGTGATCTGGAGCAGTGTAATAgaaaaatgtgagaagaaaCTGACTGAATGGAAGGGGTAA